A part of Desulfobacter sp. genomic DNA contains:
- a CDS encoding iron-containing alcohol dehydrogenase — protein sequence MKDFTFYNPTRIEFGKGKEGNIGQYVKEFGVDSVLILHGSDRIKKDGLFGRITTALEEQGIDYETIGGVISNPLISRVRDAVEIVKENRLKGILAVGGGSVADSAKAVAAGAEYEGDVWDFFVGKAEVKAALPVFTVMTLAATGSEMNPYGVVTNSETQQKYSIGSPLLFPKVSVINPELMASVTPEYLAYSAVDIFSHCLDLYFTASYLPEFTAALIEDILETVMRTTSLLMDNPDDYDARGEFAWAATMALNGNTFIGVEGNSYDTHMIEHAMGALYDVPHGAGLAVVLPAWMEDIKDQMPERFERFSKKLFNATNRDEAISGLTQWFQSIGAPVTFAQAGLSGDAVDPIAENAFGNATLWGMDKMYPKERIASILRLAVK from the coding sequence ATGAAAGATTTTACTTTTTACAACCCGACACGAATTGAATTCGGCAAGGGAAAAGAAGGCAATATTGGTCAGTATGTAAAAGAGTTCGGAGTGGACAGCGTACTTATTCTGCACGGCTCGGACCGGATCAAAAAAGATGGGCTTTTCGGCCGGATCACAACGGCACTTGAGGAGCAGGGGATTGATTATGAGACAATCGGCGGGGTTATCAGTAATCCGTTGATCAGCCGTGTACGCGATGCCGTTGAAATCGTCAAAGAGAACCGGCTGAAAGGCATTCTGGCTGTTGGCGGCGGCTCCGTTGCCGATTCTGCCAAGGCCGTTGCCGCCGGGGCAGAATACGAGGGTGATGTCTGGGACTTTTTTGTGGGCAAGGCCGAGGTTAAAGCGGCGCTTCCCGTTTTTACGGTCATGACCCTTGCGGCCACCGGCAGCGAAATGAACCCCTACGGCGTTGTGACCAACAGCGAAACCCAGCAGAAATACTCCATCGGCTCCCCGCTTCTTTTCCCCAAAGTCTCTGTCATCAACCCTGAACTGATGGCCTCTGTTACACCGGAGTATCTGGCCTATTCCGCCGTCGATATTTTTTCCCACTGCCTGGACCTTTATTTTACCGCCAGCTATCTGCCCGAGTTTACCGCCGCCCTGATCGAAGATATTCTGGAAACCGTGATGCGCACCACCAGCCTTTTGATGGATAATCCCGACGATTACGATGCCCGGGGAGAATTTGCCTGGGCCGCAACAATGGCGCTGAACGGCAACACCTTTATCGGTGTTGAGGGCAACTCCTACGATACCCACATGATTGAGCACGCCATGGGTGCGCTCTACGACGTTCCCCACGGTGCCGGCCTGGCCGTGGTCCTGCCCGCCTGGATGGAAGATATAAAGGACCAGATGCCGGAACGGTTTGAACGCTTTTCAAAGAAGCTTTTCAACGCTACCAACAGGGATGAGGCCATTTCCGGGCTGACCCAGTGGTTCCAGTCCATCGGGGCGCCGGTCACCTTTGCACAGGCCGGGCTCTCCGGGGATGCCGTCGATCCCATTGCTGAAAATGCATTCGGCAATGCAACACTCTGGGGCATGGACAAGATGTACCCCAAGGAGAGAATTGCCAGCATACTCCGGCTGGCCGTTAAATAG
- a CDS encoding EamA family transporter, with protein MINEKYKGVFAALSANVIFGLNIPVTKSLVADWMTPMGYTITRMFFGTVIFWLIASLFKREQMEGRDLGIVLIGGLLGYFGTQFLFSKALEYTTPVIFALLIALTPVAALMLSAVFLKEPVSKRKIAGITLSISGAFLVILAGGSSGTGANNFLGILLTVLCVFFYAGYMVLTRQVATKYSPVTVAKWMFLISAAVLLPLSFSLDNQRIYTHEGTLLAFSLLGFALIFSTTLAFFFMPLALKKLEASTVSIFMNLQPLVASVVAIGIGQDTFTWDKIPAALLVLSGVYLVSVNRATSARHTQPVKLEAGLRAAFPKNREIV; from the coding sequence ATGATAAATGAAAAATATAAAGGCGTTTTTGCGGCACTGTCCGCCAATGTCATCTTCGGCCTGAACATCCCGGTGACAAAATCCCTGGTCGCAGACTGGATGACCCCCATGGGTTACACCATTACCCGGATGTTTTTTGGAACCGTGATCTTCTGGTTGATCGCATCCCTTTTCAAGAGAGAACAAATGGAGGGCCGTGATCTGGGAATCGTTCTGATCGGAGGACTTTTGGGTTATTTTGGCACCCAGTTTCTATTTTCCAAGGCGCTGGAATATACGACGCCTGTCATTTTTGCATTGCTCATAGCCTTAACGCCTGTTGCTGCACTGATGCTCTCTGCTGTCTTTCTAAAAGAGCCTGTTTCAAAACGGAAAATCGCAGGGATCACCTTAAGTATCTCCGGCGCTTTTTTAGTCATATTGGCAGGTGGAAGCTCAGGCACAGGGGCCAATAATTTTTTGGGGATATTGCTGACTGTTTTATGTGTATTCTTTTATGCGGGATACATGGTGCTGACCCGGCAGGTCGCCACAAAATACAGCCCCGTAACCGTTGCGAAATGGATGTTTTTGATTTCAGCGGCGGTCCTGCTGCCCCTGAGTTTTTCCCTTGATAATCAAAGGATTTATACCCATGAAGGAACGCTTCTGGCCTTTTCCCTCCTTGGGTTTGCACTGATCTTTTCAACAACCCTGGCCTTTTTTTTCATGCCCCTTGCATTGAAAAAACTGGAAGCGAGCACGGTGAGCATATTTATGAATCTTCAGCCCCTTGTGGCCTCAGTTGTTGCCATTGGGATAGGGCAGGACACCTTTACCTGGGATAAAATTCCTGCGGCACTGCTGGTGTTGTCCGGGGTTTACCTGGTGTCGGTGAACAGGGCAACATCCGCCCGCCATACTCAGCCTGTTAAATTGGAAGCCGGGTTGCGGGCCGCATTTCCCAAAAATCGAGAAATCGTTTAA
- a CDS encoding flavodoxin family protein, which translates to MSKNLLIVSASPRKGGNSDLLCDEFMRGARAAGHTAEKIRLSEKKINYCTGCCACIGNQGACVQQDDMNDIFKKILDAHILVLATPVYFHAMNAQMKTFIDRTCPIYAMVRNKEVYYIVAAAGGQMPVGRAVNSLQVYTNCLGGTKERGVISVTGIWDAGLVKGTQAMDQAYTMGENA; encoded by the coding sequence ATGAGCAAAAATTTACTTATCGTGTCGGCAAGCCCCAGAAAAGGCGGCAATTCAGATCTCCTCTGCGATGAATTCATGCGGGGCGCCAGGGCGGCCGGCCACACTGCAGAGAAAATCCGGCTGTCGGAAAAAAAGATTAACTACTGCACGGGTTGCTGCGCCTGTATTGGCAACCAGGGGGCCTGCGTTCAGCAGGACGATATGAACGATATTTTTAAAAAGATCCTTGATGCCCATATCCTGGTCCTGGCAACCCCGGTATATTTCCACGCCATGAATGCCCAGATGAAGACCTTTATCGACAGAACCTGCCCCATTTACGCCATGGTCCGGAACAAGGAAGTCTACTATATCGTCGCTGCAGCTGGCGGCCAGATGCCGGTGGGCAGGGCTGTCAATAGCCTGCAGGTTTACACCAACTGCCTGGGCGGAACCAAAGAGAGAGGCGTCATTTCTGTCACTGGCATCTGGGACGCCGGCCTTGTTAAAGGCACCCAGGCCATGGACCAGGCGTATACCATGGGGGAAAACGCATAA
- a CDS encoding sugar O-acetyltransferase, translating to MNKKELMERIDRREPIVGGTEAHAVLVRLSNEALRITAELNGDYHDPDEVRALFSRLIEKEVDESCFMFPPFYTDFGKNITLGKNVFLNTGCTFQDCGGITIGDRTLIGQNVVLSTLNHGFEPENRNTTYPSPIIIGTNVWIGANATVVPGVTIGDNAVVAAGAVVTKDVPANVVVAGVPAKIIKTIE from the coding sequence ATGAATAAAAAAGAATTAATGGAACGGATTGACCGGAGGGAGCCAATTGTCGGAGGAACGGAGGCTCACGCGGTTTTGGTCCGGCTCAGCAACGAGGCTTTGCGCATTACAGCGGAATTGAACGGGGACTACCATGACCCGGATGAAGTTCGTGCGTTGTTTTCCCGGTTAATTGAAAAAGAGGTTGATGAATCCTGTTTTATGTTCCCTCCGTTCTATACGGACTTCGGGAAAAATATCACTCTGGGAAAAAATGTTTTTTTAAATACCGGCTGCACCTTTCAGGATTGTGGCGGTATTACCATCGGCGACAGGACTCTGATCGGCCAGAATGTCGTCCTTTCCACGTTGAACCATGGATTTGAGCCGGAAAACCGGAACACAACCTATCCTTCTCCAATAATTATTGGCACAAACGTGTGGATAGGCGCCAACGCCACTGTTGTGCCCGGCGTAACCATTGGTGATAATGCCGTGGTCGCCGCCGGGGCCGTTGTCACTAAGGATGTGCCCGCAAATGTTGTCGTCGCAGGCGTACCTGCAAAAATAATTAAGACCATTGAATGA
- a CDS encoding alpha/beta hydrolase, with protein sequence MKKKMTHVFYTLLAGIVSLLSVAGVSAEANTAWDKTFAKSDKVIHEKVSYSNRYGITVAADMYMPRDINKSQKYSAILVGTPYGGVKEQGAGIYAQTMAERGFVALAFDESYNGESSGEPRHLSSPDIFVEDFSAGVDFLGTRPFVDRNKIGVIGICGSGGFAVTAAQVDHRIKALATVSMYDMSRVIRKGWKDTMSAEQRSKTLDQLGEQRWKDFEKGTPLLPQGFPSEPADSIPEGMDPISSEFWEYYAMARGHHPRSHGPFTQTSNTAFMNFPLMNYIGTISPRPILFIMGEKAHSRYFTEDAYKMAAEPKELVIVPGARHIDLYDRTDMIPFDRLSAFFNKNL encoded by the coding sequence ATGAAAAAGAAAATGACCCATGTTTTTTACACGCTCCTGGCCGGTATTGTTTCGCTTTTGTCCGTTGCCGGCGTCTCGGCCGAAGCGAATACCGCCTGGGATAAAACCTTTGCCAAAAGCGATAAGGTGATTCACGAAAAAGTCTCCTATTCAAACAGGTACGGCATTACCGTGGCTGCGGATATGTATATGCCCAGGGATATCAATAAATCCCAAAAATATTCAGCCATTCTCGTTGGTACGCCCTATGGCGGCGTGAAGGAGCAGGGGGCCGGCATCTACGCACAGACAATGGCGGAAAGAGGGTTTGTCGCCCTGGCCTTTGACGAATCATACAACGGGGAAAGCAGCGGTGAACCAAGACACCTGTCCTCTCCGGACATTTTTGTTGAGGATTTCAGTGCCGGCGTGGATTTTCTTGGGACACGCCCCTTTGTGGACCGGAATAAAATCGGCGTCATCGGTATCTGCGGCAGCGGCGGATTTGCCGTTACCGCAGCCCAGGTCGACCACCGCATCAAAGCCCTTGCCACGGTAAGCATGTACGATATGAGCCGCGTCATCCGCAAAGGGTGGAAAGATACAATGTCCGCTGAACAGCGCAGCAAAACCCTGGACCAGCTCGGGGAACAGCGCTGGAAGGATTTTGAAAAAGGCACCCCCCTGCTGCCCCAGGGGTTCCCCAGCGAACCGGCCGATTCAATTCCCGAAGGAATGGATCCGATTTCCAGTGAATTCTGGGAGTATTACGCCATGGCCCGCGGCCACCATCCCAGATCACACGGCCCCTTTACCCAGACCAGCAACACGGCGTTTATGAATTTTCCTTTGATGAACTACATTGGCACCATTTCGCCAAGGCCGATACTGTTCATCATGGGCGAGAAGGCCCACTCAAGGTATTTCACGGAAGATGCCTACAAAATGGCTGCCGAGCCCAAGGAATTGGTTATCGTTCCCGGTGCAAGACACATTGATTTGTATGACAGGACAGACATGATTCCCTTTGACAGGCTGTCCGCTTTTTTTAACAAGAATTTGTAA
- a CDS encoding cupin domain-containing protein gives MDSSKEAIKSSIPAEAATAFTGEGIFPKGEKNEAYARYFTGTSYLNMLSLERVVIGNVTFEPGCRNFWHIHHKGGQILMVTGGRGWYQEAGKPARELRAGDVVNIPPETKHWHGAAKDSWFAHVAVEVPAEGASNEWLEPVSDEEYDQLK, from the coding sequence ATGGATTCATCAAAGGAAGCGATCAAATCGTCAATCCCGGCAGAGGCCGCCACGGCATTTACGGGAGAAGGCATTTTTCCCAAAGGGGAGAAGAATGAGGCCTATGCCCGTTATTTCACGGGAACCAGCTATCTGAATATGCTTTCACTGGAAAGGGTTGTTATCGGCAATGTCACTTTTGAGCCGGGCTGCCGCAACTTCTGGCACATCCATCACAAGGGGGGACAGATCCTTATGGTGACCGGCGGGCGTGGCTGGTACCAGGAAGCGGGAAAACCGGCCAGAGAACTTCGCGCCGGTGATGTGGTCAACATCCCGCCTGAAACCAAACATTGGCATGGTGCCGCCAAGGATAGCTGGTTCGCCCATGTGGCCGTTGAAGTCCCGGCTGAGGGTGCCTCCAATGAATGGCTGGAGCCGGTTTCCGACGAGGAATACGATCAATTAAAATAG
- a CDS encoding carboxymuconolactone decarboxylase family protein: protein MQTKLNQKQRAIIPIAAFTASGDLDRLTPSLEEGLNAGLTVNQIKEILVQMYAYAGFPRSLNGLAAFMGVMEERKANGCMDEIGKGAGPMPDGRNSLELGTENQTQLVGQPVKGALFDFAPSIDRFLKAHLFGDIFQRDVLDWGERELATIAALANIRGVNSQLQAHYAISLNNKITPEQLYEFVSVLALKCGPEVAADAEAVLEQVLKNHN, encoded by the coding sequence ATGCAAACAAAACTCAATCAAAAACAACGGGCCATCATACCCATTGCCGCTTTTACCGCCTCCGGTGACCTGGACCGGTTGACGCCGAGTCTGGAAGAAGGGCTTAATGCCGGCCTGACCGTGAACCAGATCAAGGAAATCCTTGTTCAGATGTATGCCTACGCCGGCTTTCCCAGGAGCCTGAACGGCCTGGCCGCCTTCATGGGAGTCATGGAAGAACGCAAGGCCAACGGATGTATGGACGAAATAGGGAAGGGCGCCGGTCCCATGCCTGACGGAAGAAACAGCCTTGAACTGGGCACAGAGAATCAAACGCAATTGGTGGGGCAACCGGTAAAAGGCGCTCTGTTTGATTTTGCACCGTCCATTGACCGGTTCCTCAAAGCGCATCTTTTCGGAGATATTTTCCAGCGGGATGTCCTCGACTGGGGGGAACGGGAGCTTGCAACCATTGCCGCCCTGGCAAATATCAGGGGCGTGAACAGCCAGCTTCAGGCACATTACGCCATCAGTCTGAACAATAAAATTACCCCTGAACAATTATATGAGTTTGTAAGTGTACTGGCGCTTAAATGCGGGCCTGAGGTGGCGGCAGACGCAGAAGCCGTGCTTGAACAGGTTTTAAAAAATCACAATTAA
- a CDS encoding AraC family transcriptional regulator, with protein MQEKLAEASEALAGSIARWTGNENQVVTEIPGLQLNRWPTPTEPTSYTHASSICLIAQGRKRVILGDETYVYDATRFLISSVDLPVVANIMEASDEKPYLGLVLELDLQEISQLIMDSGLPVSRSGQAQKGMAVGQLTLPLIDAFQRLMDLLGESENIKILAPLVKREIFFRLLATDQRPRLQQIAASGSHSHQISRAIDWLKNHYKSPLRVKELAADAGMSKSAFHNHFKVVTSMTPLQFQKRLRLNEARRLMLTENLDALTATFEVGYESASQFSREYSRLFGAPPLRDINRLRESASA; from the coding sequence ATGCAGGAAAAACTGGCCGAGGCATCAGAGGCACTGGCCGGTAGCATTGCCCGATGGACCGGAAATGAAAACCAGGTGGTCACAGAGATACCGGGCCTTCAGCTAAACCGCTGGCCAACACCAACAGAACCGACAAGCTATACCCATGCATCGAGCATCTGCCTGATCGCCCAGGGGCGCAAACGGGTGATTCTGGGCGATGAGACCTATGTATATGATGCGACACGGTTTTTGATCTCATCTGTAGATTTACCGGTTGTGGCAAATATCATGGAGGCCAGCGATGAAAAGCCCTATCTGGGCCTGGTACTTGAGCTTGATCTCCAGGAAATCTCCCAGTTGATCATGGACAGCGGCCTTCCGGTGAGCCGCTCCGGTCAGGCACAAAAGGGAATGGCTGTGGGGCAGCTTACCCTCCCCCTGATTGACGCCTTCCAGCGCTTGATGGATTTACTCGGGGAAAGCGAAAATATCAAAATTCTCGCCCCCCTTGTCAAACGGGAAATATTCTTCCGCCTGCTCGCAACCGACCAAAGGCCGCGGCTCCAGCAAATCGCGGCGTCAGGGAGTCACAGCCATCAAATTTCACGGGCAATAGACTGGCTGAAAAATCATTACAAAAGCCCCCTTCGGGTGAAAGAACTGGCGGCTGACGCCGGCATGAGCAAATCGGCATTTCACAACCACTTTAAAGTGGTGACCTCAATGACACCGCTGCAATTTCAAAAACGATTGCGGTTGAACGAAGCCAGGCGGCTGATGCTTACAGAAAACCTTGATGCCCTGACCGCAACATTTGAGGTCGGTTATGAGAGCGCCTCTCAGTTCAGCCGGGAATACAGCCGCCTGTTCGGCGCTCCCCCCTTAAGGGATATCAATCGTTTGCGTGAGTCAGCCTCTGCTTAA
- a CDS encoding DUF169 domain-containing protein has protein sequence MNFQSVLEETNVFLEHLGLDEEPFGVYYDDTKPEKAFGPKPGVPISRELEDQGQVDMQAVFKTFSCVIGNIWLARKKQCAAYISSGEYGCPGGVFYCSMMKPNLRFIEHYVTTGFEGTPIQGERYLPSPESMRKFLGKVDPREAPAKYCIFKPLSLFSEGEVPEFVIFFARPEVLTGLFTHTMFTTGDVDSVASPFGAGCTNILAWPLYYKEQGKEKAVLGGFDPSARKYLKTDELTFTVPLTLYQKMLKTLPESMFNVGKEWAVVRKKVNRSAKAWGEGN, from the coding sequence ATGAATTTTCAATCCGTCCTTGAAGAGACAAACGTATTTCTGGAGCATCTGGGGTTGGACGAAGAACCCTTTGGGGTGTATTACGATGACACCAAGCCGGAAAAGGCCTTTGGCCCCAAACCCGGCGTCCCTATCTCAAGGGAATTGGAAGATCAGGGCCAGGTCGACATGCAGGCGGTATTCAAAACCTTTTCCTGTGTTATCGGCAACATCTGGCTGGCCAGAAAAAAACAGTGTGCCGCCTATATTTCATCCGGGGAATACGGGTGTCCCGGCGGCGTTTTCTATTGCTCCATGATGAAACCCAACCTCAGATTCATTGAGCATTACGTAACAACGGGATTTGAGGGGACGCCTATCCAGGGTGAGCGGTACCTGCCTTCTCCTGAATCCATGAGAAAATTTCTTGGTAAGGTCGATCCCCGCGAAGCGCCGGCAAAATACTGCATCTTTAAACCGTTGTCTTTGTTTTCTGAAGGTGAGGTCCCTGAATTTGTCATCTTTTTTGCCCGGCCCGAAGTGCTGACCGGCCTGTTCACCCATACGATGTTCACCACAGGCGATGTAGACAGTGTGGCCTCACCCTTTGGCGCCGGATGTACCAATATCCTTGCCTGGCCCCTTTACTATAAAGAGCAGGGAAAAGAAAAAGCCGTACTCGGCGGTTTCGATCCTTCCGCAAGAAAATATTTAAAAACAGATGAGCTGACGTTCACGGTTCCCCTGACCCTGTATCAAAAAATGCTGAAAACCCTGCCGGAATCCATGTTCAACGTCGGTAAGGAGTGGGCGGTGGTACGCAAAAAGGTAAACCGCAGTGCAAAGGCATGGGGAGAGGGGAATTAG
- a CDS encoding MarR family transcriptional regulator: MTQIVWLRIQLIMVFDYDHNKSLGYLTGLVNRLLSNTLAAQFQAANIDMTAEQWGAILVLLNGGAITQRQLGEQLCLEKSSVSRLLEGLERREWIVRTKNPKDSRQKLVTPTPKVLETVERCSRIARTILKDAQRGMTETEQLACQSALLHIISNLDKGTK, translated from the coding sequence TTGACACAAATTGTTTGGTTGCGTATACAACTAATTATGGTATTTGATTACGATCACAATAAATCTTTGGGGTATTTAACCGGACTGGTCAACAGGTTGTTAAGTAATACCCTTGCGGCACAATTCCAAGCGGCGAATATAGACATGACAGCCGAACAATGGGGGGCCATTCTCGTTTTACTGAATGGCGGCGCCATCACCCAAAGGCAGCTTGGGGAACAGCTTTGCCTTGAAAAATCCAGCGTGAGCCGGTTGCTGGAGGGGCTTGAACGGCGGGAGTGGATTGTACGGACCAAGAATCCCAAAGACAGCAGGCAAAAGTTGGTTACACCGACCCCCAAGGTACTGGAAACGGTAGAGCGTTGCTCACGCATCGCCAGAACCATTTTAAAAGATGCCCAGCGTGGTATGACAGAAACGGAACAATTGGCGTGTCAATCCGCCCTGTTACACATCATATCAAACCTTGATAAAGGGACTAAATAG
- the sulP gene encoding sulfate permease → MTSIFRKAAPVHPVPARIKLFPFLNWIRQINAGSLRADLLAGLTGAFIVLPQGVSFAMIAGLPAEYGLYAAIVPPIIAALFGSSRHLVSGPTTAISIIVFATLSPLAEPGSADYIRMALTLTFMAGVFQLAFGLVRLGTLINFVSHSVIVGFTAGAALLIATSQIKNALGLSIPNGASFLTSWGIIFKSTGQINYYELTIAAVTLCSTVIFKKLRPRWPGLLGGLIVGSLVCLLIGGQAQGVRLLGELPGRLPSLSIPDFTLDSLRMLAPGALAVAFLGLIEALSIARSITVLSNQHIDGNQEFVGQGLSNVIGSLFSSYASSGSFTRSGANFDAGAVTPLASIFSAVFLATIVLLAAPLTAWLPLPAMGGVILFVAFKLIDIPHIKEIWRSSQADTIVLCVTFFSTLFFQIEFAIYAGVLLSLAIYLTRTSHPHVTALVPDSEDAGRSLVDVGENERPRCPQLEIIRVNGSLFFGAANYVAEALEKIDQEAPRHLLIVGYGINFIDISGAMVFVKEESRRDKLRKRLYLCRLNRDVILFLKNGGFMGEIGRNRFFENEYQAIGRIFDTLDRDICSRCTARIFNECTTLPSLMQASRRKAP, encoded by the coding sequence ATGACCTCCATTTTCAGAAAAGCAGCGCCGGTACATCCTGTTCCTGCAAGGATAAAACTTTTTCCTTTTCTCAATTGGATCAGGCAGATCAATGCCGGCTCCTTGCGTGCCGACCTTCTGGCGGGCTTGACAGGGGCATTCATTGTCCTCCCCCAAGGGGTCTCCTTTGCCATGATCGCCGGGCTGCCGGCGGAATACGGTCTCTATGCCGCCATTGTCCCCCCGATCATTGCCGCCTTGTTTGGTTCATCCCGGCACCTGGTCTCAGGGCCGACCACCGCCATATCCATCATTGTTTTCGCCACGTTAAGCCCCCTGGCCGAGCCCGGCTCAGCAGACTATATCCGGATGGCGCTGACCCTGACGTTCATGGCCGGTGTGTTCCAACTGGCATTCGGCCTGGTGCGCCTGGGCACATTGATCAATTTTGTTTCCCATTCAGTGATTGTCGGCTTTACGGCCGGCGCGGCGCTGCTCATCGCAACAAGCCAGATCAAAAATGCACTGGGTCTTTCCATACCCAATGGGGCCTCTTTTCTGACCAGTTGGGGAATTATTTTTAAATCAACGGGGCAGATCAACTACTATGAACTGACCATTGCAGCCGTAACCCTCTGCAGCACGGTTATTTTTAAAAAGCTGCGGCCCAGGTGGCCCGGCCTCCTGGGAGGCCTGATCGTCGGCAGCCTGGTCTGCCTGCTGATAGGGGGACAGGCACAGGGGGTGCGGCTTCTTGGAGAGCTGCCGGGCCGGCTGCCCTCCCTTTCCATCCCGGATTTTACCCTGGACTCCCTCAGGATGCTGGCCCCGGGTGCTTTGGCAGTGGCATTCCTCGGACTGATCGAAGCCCTGTCCATAGCACGGTCAATCACGGTGCTGTCCAATCAACATATCGACGGAAATCAGGAATTTGTCGGACAGGGCTTGTCCAATGTAATCGGGAGCCTCTTTTCCAGTTATGCCAGTTCCGGCTCATTTACCCGATCCGGGGCAAACTTTGATGCCGGGGCAGTTACGCCCTTGGCCAGTATTTTTTCAGCCGTATTTCTGGCCACGATTGTTCTGCTGGCCGCCCCCCTGACAGCATGGCTCCCCCTGCCGGCAATGGGCGGGGTCATCCTTTTTGTTGCATTCAAACTCATTGATATTCCACATATCAAAGAAATTTGGCGGAGCAGCCAGGCGGACACCATTGTCCTTTGCGTGACCTTTTTTAGTACCTTATTTTTCCAGATCGAATTTGCGATCTATGCCGGGGTGCTGCTCTCCCTTGCCATTTACCTGACCCGCACCTCCCATCCCCATGTGACCGCGCTGGTTCCGGATTCCGAGGATGCAGGCCGCTCCCTGGTAGACGTTGGTGAAAACGAACGCCCCCGGTGTCCCCAATTGGAAATCATCAGGGTCAACGGCTCCCTGTTTTTCGGGGCGGCCAACTATGTGGCGGAGGCGCTGGAAAAAATTGATCAGGAAGCCCCCAGGCATTTGCTCATTGTTGGATACGGCATTAATTTCATCGACATATCCGGGGCCATGGTGTTTGTAAAAGAGGAATCCCGCAGAGATAAACTCAGAAAACGGCTTTATCTGTGCAGGCTCAACAGGGATGTCATCCTTTTTCTAAAAAACGGGGGATTTATGGGAGAAATCGGCCGGAACCGTTTTTTTGAAAATGAATACCAGGCCATCGGCCGGATTTTCGACACCCTGGACCGTGATATCTGCAGCAGATGTACGGCCAGGATTTTCAACGAGTGCACCACCCTGCCTTCTCTGATGCAGGCTAGCCGGAGAAAAGCCCCTTAA
- a CDS encoding GNAT family N-acetyltransferase gives MIMIETKRLVIQKLSVSDAPFILALLNDQGWLRYIGDKGVRTLEDARSYILNGPMQSYEEFGFGLFLVKLKEADSSIGICGLLKRDYLAHVDLGFALLSEYRGKGYAAESAAAVLGHGKKQFGFRHVSAIAQPDNLRSIKVLKKIGFKQERLIEPPGTGSQLALFGKDV, from the coding sequence ATGATAATGATAGAGACAAAACGTCTTGTAATACAAAAACTCAGTGTCAGTGATGCGCCCTTTATATTGGCGCTGCTGAATGATCAGGGATGGTTGAGGTACATTGGTGATAAAGGAGTAAGAACCCTGGAGGATGCCCGTTCTTATATCTTGAACGGCCCCATGCAAAGCTATGAGGAATTTGGATTTGGCCTTTTTTTAGTCAAACTGAAGGAGGCGGACTCCTCCATAGGCATTTGCGGGCTGCTGAAAAGAGATTATTTAGCGCATGTTGACCTGGGCTTTGCTTTGTTATCCGAATATCGCGGCAAAGGATATGCCGCAGAGTCTGCTGCTGCGGTACTGGGCCATGGGAAAAAACAATTCGGTTTCAGGCATGTTTCAGCCATTGCCCAACCGGACAATCTCCGGTCAATAAAGGTGCTTAAAAAAATCGGTTTTAAGCAGGAGCGGTTGATTGAACCGCCTGGTACCGGATCTCAATTGGCTCTCTTCGGCAAGGATGTATAG
- a CDS encoding GNAT family N-acetyltransferase → MFDYAWNGFKMSSSIRPMGPGDMGWIISQHGLVYSNEFNFDLSFEVDIAGKAVSLCKKKDPFTRIWIKEVDGEKAGSIAISKLGEGLAFINFLMVLNRYRGRGIARQLMAFALNYAEGNGFERVRLETYSCLKAARRIYSGLGFQMSDPIRKLNKYGQRFDQEFWELALQDRKA, encoded by the coding sequence TTGTTTGATTACGCATGGAATGGGTTTAAAATGAGCAGTTCAATCAGGCCAATGGGACCGGGGGATATGGGATGGATTATATCGCAACACGGTCTGGTCTATTCCAACGAGTTTAATTTTGATTTAAGTTTTGAGGTCGATATTGCCGGCAAGGCAGTTTCTCTCTGCAAAAAGAAAGACCCCTTTACCCGGATCTGGATAAAGGAAGTTGATGGAGAGAAAGCGGGTTCCATAGCCATCTCCAAACTAGGGGAAGGGCTTGCTTTTATAAATTTTTTGATGGTTCTCAATCGTTACCGGGGCAGGGGAATTGCCCGACAGCTGATGGCATTTGCATTAAATTACGCGGAAGGCAACGGCTTTGAAAGGGTCCGGTTGGAAACATACAGCTGTCTTAAAGCGGCCAGAAGAATATATTCAGGCTTGGGTTTTCAGATGTCAGATCCGATCAGGAAACTGAACAAGTACGGACAGCGTTTTGACCAGGAATTCTGGGAGTTGGCACTGCAGGATCGCAAGGCTTGA